The following coding sequences are from one Halomonas sp. HAL1 window:
- a CDS encoding Na+/H+ antiporter subunit E: MTGAIWNLLLGLAWVLLSGDFSGLNLLVGLIFGYITLVLIEPQLDALKGYPARVPRLIGFIGFFLKELIQANLRVAFDIVTPPWHMKPGVIAMPLSARTEMEITMVANLISLTPGTLSLDVSDDRKVLYIHAMFLDNEEELRRNLKEMEHRALELFR; this comes from the coding sequence ATGACCGGTGCTATTTGGAACCTGCTGTTAGGATTAGCCTGGGTACTGTTGAGCGGTGATTTCAGTGGGCTGAATCTCCTTGTCGGCTTAATCTTCGGCTATATCACTCTGGTGCTAATTGAGCCTCAGCTGGATGCCCTGAAAGGTTATCCTGCTCGCGTGCCGCGCTTGATCGGTTTTATCGGCTTTTTTCTAAAAGAACTCATTCAGGCCAACTTACGTGTCGCTTTCGATATCGTGACGCCACCTTGGCATATGAAGCCGGGGGTTATCGCTATGCCGCTTTCCGCCCGCACCGAAATGGAAATTACCATGGTGGCCAATCTGATTTCATTAACGCCGGGAACGCTTAGCCTGGATGTGTCTGATGACCGTAAGGTGTTGTATATCCATGCGATGTTTTTAGACAATGAAGAGGAGTTGCGGCGTAATTTAAAAGAGATGGAGCACCGGGCCCTGGAGCTGTTTCGCTAA
- a CDS encoding Na+/H+ antiporter subunit D yields the protein MRPEVALPVLLPLLSGAISLLFWRSRPMQRFMAVAGNVALLIVSLWLFVSTLSDGYVTMQMGSWPAPFGITLIADLLSAVMVLMTAIIGLAMGIYSLATTGRGHEKFGYYPLMHLLLAGVTGAFLTGDIFNLYVWFEVMLVASFALLILGGERAQMEGAIKYVTLNLLASVIFLTAVGLLYGMVGTLNMADIALRMDEAEHTGMVEVLAVMFMVAFGIKAAAFPLFFWLPASYHTPPVAVSALFAGLLTKVGVYAMFRVFTLIFDQTMGYLQDIMLWGAVFTMVTGVLGAAAQYEFRRILSFHIVSQIGYMILGLALYTPLAIAGGVFAIVHNMVVKTNLFLISGITHRLQGTYQLKKMGGLYRERPWLAIAFFISAFSLAGVPPLSGFFAKFVIVRAGLEVEAYVATGIALVVGLMTLYSMVKIWNEIFWKSLPEDNLVPETATPTGDDGRLLKPSLWMMYLPVMVLALSSLLIGVFAEPIMWVMTGIGDQLLEPRGYIEAVLGASASAEDVLLDSAAANDEEPKADAGEELP from the coding sequence GTGAGGCCTGAAGTTGCTCTTCCCGTCCTCCTGCCCTTGTTGTCAGGGGCTATCTCGTTGCTGTTTTGGCGCTCGCGACCCATGCAGCGATTCATGGCGGTGGCTGGCAATGTCGCGCTGCTGATAGTCAGCCTGTGGCTGTTTGTATCGACGTTGTCAGATGGCTACGTAACGATGCAGATGGGCAGCTGGCCAGCCCCGTTTGGGATCACCTTAATCGCCGACTTGCTCAGTGCCGTCATGGTTTTGATGACCGCGATTATCGGCTTGGCAATGGGGATTTACTCATTAGCAACCACTGGCCGTGGCCATGAAAAATTCGGCTATTACCCCTTGATGCACCTGTTGCTTGCCGGGGTGACCGGCGCGTTTTTGACCGGCGATATCTTCAATCTTTATGTGTGGTTTGAAGTGATGCTGGTGGCCTCGTTTGCGCTGCTGATTCTGGGTGGCGAACGCGCCCAGATGGAGGGGGCGATTAAGTATGTCACGCTGAACCTGTTAGCGTCGGTGATCTTCCTAACGGCGGTGGGGCTGCTTTACGGAATGGTGGGAACGCTCAACATGGCCGACATTGCGCTGCGCATGGATGAGGCGGAGCACACTGGCATGGTCGAAGTGTTAGCGGTCATGTTTATGGTGGCGTTCGGGATCAAGGCGGCGGCCTTCCCGCTGTTCTTTTGGTTACCTGCGTCTTATCACACGCCACCAGTCGCTGTTTCAGCGCTATTTGCCGGGCTACTCACTAAGGTCGGCGTTTATGCGATGTTCCGTGTTTTCACGCTGATATTCGATCAAACCATGGGCTATCTTCAGGACATTATGCTCTGGGGCGCAGTATTTACCATGGTAACGGGCGTGCTGGGGGCGGCGGCCCAGTATGAGTTCAGGCGCATTCTGTCGTTTCATATTGTCAGCCAAATTGGCTATATGATCTTAGGTTTGGCGCTTTATACACCATTGGCGATTGCCGGGGGTGTGTTTGCCATCGTGCATAATATGGTGGTGAAGACCAATCTGTTCTTGATTAGCGGTATTACCCATCGTTTGCAGGGCACGTACCAGCTTAAAAAAATGGGGGGGCTTTATCGTGAGCGTCCTTGGTTAGCCATTGCTTTCTTTATCTCTGCCTTCTCGTTGGCCGGTGTGCCGCCGCTATCAGGTTTTTTTGCCAAGTTTGTGATTGTTCGCGCGGGTCTGGAAGTTGAGGCCTATGTGGCCACTGGTATTGCGCTGGTGGTGGGGCTAATGACGCTCTACTCCATGGTCAAAATTTGGAATGAAATATTCTGGAAATCGCTACCGGAAGATAATCTGGTACCCGAAACGGCCACGCCGACCGGTGACGATGGGCGGCTGTTAAAGCCAAGTCTGTGGATGATGTATTTGCCAGTAATGGTGCTGGCTCTGTCATCGTTACTGATTGGTGTGTTTGCCGAACCGATTATGTGGGTAATGACCGGCATTGGTGATCAGTTGCTTGAGCCTCGCGGGTATATTGAAGCAGTGCTGGGCGCTTCAGCCAGTGCCGAAGATGTGCTGCTGGATTCAGCTGCCGCCAACGATGAAGAACCTAAGGCTGACGCCGGGGAGGAGTTGCCATGA
- a CDS encoding DUF2256 domain-containing protein yields MHRKQHLSQKTCVQCERPFFWRKKWARCWNEVCYCSERCRRSAKQPKRLASKHPKEAQA; encoded by the coding sequence ATGCACCGCAAACAACATTTGTCGCAAAAAACCTGCGTTCAATGCGAGCGTCCCTTCTTTTGGCGGAAAAAATGGGCGCGCTGCTGGAACGAGGTGTGCTACTGCAGCGAACGCTGCCGTCGTAGTGCTAAGCAGCCAAAGCGCTTGGCATCAAAGCACCCCAAGGAGGCACAAGCATGA
- a CDS encoding monovalent cation/H+ antiporter complex subunit F — MDTVILISQVIMSLALILTFVRVVRGPSLPDRVVALELFSTTVVGLVGVYAIKSDVASFLDAAIVIALMGFLAAIAFARFLERGGPRDD, encoded by the coding sequence ATGGATACGGTTATTCTGATCAGCCAAGTCATCATGAGCCTGGCGCTTATCCTGACCTTTGTTCGTGTCGTTCGTGGCCCGAGTCTGCCCGACCGCGTGGTCGCATTGGAGCTTTTTTCAACCACTGTTGTTGGGTTGGTTGGGGTGTATGCGATCAAGTCGGATGTTGCCAGCTTCCTGGATGCCGCCATTGTGATTGCCTTGATGGGGTTCTTGGCGGCGATAGCGTTTGCACGCTTTTTGGAAAGGGGAGGCCCTCGGGATGATTGA
- a CDS encoding Na+/H+ antiporter subunit C: MEPLMAVAIGLLYATAIFMMLRRSIVKLVIGLMLLSNAANLLIFTTAGMTRGAPPLIAEGMMQPPSGVADPLPQAVVLTAIVIAFGVLAFAVVLIRRAYEVVKADDLDKMKDTDT, translated from the coding sequence ATGGAACCATTGATGGCAGTGGCAATTGGTCTGCTGTATGCGACGGCCATTTTTATGATGCTGCGTCGCTCTATCGTCAAACTGGTGATTGGTTTGATGCTGCTTTCCAACGCTGCCAATTTGCTGATTTTCACCACGGCGGGCATGACCCGTGGTGCCCCGCCGCTGATTGCGGAAGGTATGATGCAGCCGCCTAGCGGCGTAGCTGACCCTTTGCCCCAAGCGGTTGTGCTAACAGCGATCGTGATTGCCTTCGGGGTACTGGCGTTTGCAGTGGTATTGATTCGACGTGCCTATGAAGTCGTTAAGGCCGATGATCTCGATAAGATGAAGGATACTGATACGTGA
- a CDS encoding thiol-disulfide oxidoreductase DCC family protein, with amino-acid sequence MSRYSPLKASLPVTLFHDGHCPFCQQEVAWLKKHRHQERIALVDIQASDFNAQAYGQEFNAMMGQLHLQDSQGEWYIGMDASRALYAVLGYRRLVKISCLPGVRGVMNAGYRYFARRRIRIGRWWEKRKAKS; translated from the coding sequence ATGAGCCGCTACTCACCACTGAAGGCATCGCTCCCTGTTACGCTGTTTCATGACGGCCACTGCCCTTTTTGTCAGCAAGAAGTGGCATGGCTTAAAAAGCATCGTCACCAGGAACGCATCGCACTGGTAGATATCCAGGCCAGTGACTTTAACGCTCAGGCGTACGGGCAGGAATTTAATGCGATGATGGGCCAACTTCATCTACAAGATAGCCAAGGAGAGTGGTATATCGGGATGGATGCCAGCCGTGCCCTCTATGCAGTGTTGGGCTACCGGCGGCTGGTGAAGATTTCATGCTTACCGGGTGTACGCGGCGTGATGAATGCCGGTTACCGTTATTTTGCCCGTCGTCGAATACGAATCGGGCGGTGGTGGGAAAAGCGTAAAGCTAAGAGTTAA
- the hemH gene encoding ferrochelatase — translation MTENVVKDQPGEGRLAHAPSDHPSVPRAKVGVVLANLGTPDATDYWSMRRYLSEFLSDKRVVDYAGWKWQPLLQLIILTKRPFSSGKAYRSIWNNEKNESPLLTTTRAQTEKMTARLKALYGDDVEVDFCMRYGNPSTKSVLTRMKEKGCEKIVFFPLYPQYGSPTTATANDEAFRTLMKMKWQPYIRTVPAYFDHPAYVQALANSVQEAYDGFATRPTKLVASYHGVPERYLMEGDPYHCQCQKTTRLLREKLGFSKEEVDTAFQSQFGPEKWVGPQTVKHVAELAKQGHKHIAIMSPAFSSDCVETLEEIEEEIRDSFMEAGGETFSYIPCLNDRDDHIEALLRVINNELAGWLSIA, via the coding sequence ATGACCGAAAATGTCGTCAAGGATCAACCGGGCGAGGGTCGGTTGGCCCATGCACCTAGTGATCACCCGTCGGTGCCGCGTGCCAAGGTCGGTGTTGTGCTCGCGAACTTGGGAACACCGGATGCCACCGACTACTGGTCAATGCGTCGCTACTTGAGTGAGTTCCTGTCCGATAAGCGCGTGGTCGACTATGCCGGTTGGAAATGGCAGCCACTGCTGCAGTTGATTATTTTGACTAAGCGTCCTTTTTCGTCGGGTAAGGCGTACCGCAGTATTTGGAATAACGAAAAAAACGAAAGCCCGCTGCTAACCACTACCCGGGCTCAAACCGAAAAAATGACGGCGCGGCTGAAAGCACTCTATGGTGACGATGTCGAAGTCGATTTTTGCATGCGCTATGGCAACCCTTCTACTAAAAGCGTGTTGACCCGAATGAAAGAGAAGGGCTGTGAAAAAATCGTCTTTTTCCCCCTCTACCCTCAGTACGGTTCTCCTACAACGGCAACGGCTAACGACGAAGCATTTCGTACGTTGATGAAAATGAAGTGGCAGCCATACATTCGCACAGTGCCCGCGTATTTCGACCATCCTGCCTATGTTCAGGCGTTGGCTAACTCGGTACAAGAAGCCTATGACGGTTTTGCGACCCGGCCCACCAAGCTTGTCGCGAGCTACCATGGGGTGCCCGAGCGTTACTTGATGGAGGGAGACCCTTACCACTGCCAGTGCCAGAAAACCACTCGTTTGCTGCGTGAGAAGCTTGGTTTCAGCAAAGAGGAGGTCGATACCGCCTTCCAGTCACAGTTTGGCCCTGAAAAGTGGGTTGGCCCGCAAACCGTCAAGCATGTAGCGGAGCTTGCCAAGCAGGGGCATAAACATATTGCGATTATGTCGCCGGCTTTCTCGTCAGATTGTGTCGAAACCCTGGAAGAGATCGAAGAGGAGATTCGCGATAGCTTTATGGAAGCGGGCGGAGAGACGTTTAGCTACATTCCTTGCCTGAATGATCGCGACGACCATATCGAAGCGCTACTAAGAGTAATCAATAATGAATTAGCGGGTTGGTTGTCTATTGCCTAA
- a CDS encoding DASH family cryptochrome, giving the protein MNSTIDIVWLQDDLRIADNPLFHFTARPSYLLCLFVVDEQWLAPLIEGESTPRIGPARLRFLWQSLMELRGELLQRGSDLLVRIGKPSNVVIELAASLNARQVRVAEHPGVDENTHIQAVVESLPSETTVTCMESGRLFERHALPFEQAALPNSFSAFRRSVEQACTVPESRCAPVTLPPWPEAPRGFPPLKAVCEQSATWQPDSRQGYVYRGGESAAHTRLNDYIWRQQGAETYKETRNGLLGANFSTRVSPWLARGCLSARQVYAAVKAWEAEHGSTESSYWITFELLWREYFIRVAELEGAKMFGSRQPAKLCATFDAWRNAATGLPFVDAAMLELRHTGWLSNRARQNVASFLVKDLKVDWRLGALWFEHCLVDYDVASNWGNWRYIAGVGRDPRQDRYFNVLKQAGHYDPQGLYVAHWLKPLANFPPGLARHQPWRVNALAFKAPYVEPEQWAQWLIPYQEAVTTAKPPILTNVTK; this is encoded by the coding sequence ATGAACAGCACGATCGATATTGTCTGGCTGCAAGACGACCTGCGTATTGCGGATAATCCTCTTTTTCACTTTACCGCTCGTCCTAGCTACCTGCTTTGTCTCTTTGTAGTCGATGAGCAGTGGTTGGCACCTCTCATAGAGGGCGAATCGACGCCGCGGATCGGGCCAGCCCGATTACGCTTTTTATGGCAAAGTTTGATGGAATTGCGCGGTGAGCTTTTGCAACGCGGCAGTGATTTGTTGGTACGCATTGGTAAGCCGAGTAACGTTGTCATTGAGTTGGCCGCTTCGCTTAATGCCCGACAAGTGCGCGTTGCCGAGCATCCTGGGGTTGACGAAAATACCCATATCCAAGCAGTTGTAGAGTCGCTGCCTAGTGAAACAACCGTTACGTGCATGGAAAGTGGGCGCCTCTTTGAACGCCATGCATTGCCTTTCGAGCAGGCGGCATTACCCAACAGCTTTTCTGCCTTCAGGCGTAGCGTAGAGCAAGCATGTACGGTGCCTGAGAGTCGCTGCGCACCGGTAACGCTGCCCCCCTGGCCTGAAGCTCCCAGAGGATTTCCACCCTTGAAAGCCGTCTGTGAGCAGAGCGCCACTTGGCAGCCTGATAGCCGTCAGGGCTATGTGTATCGGGGTGGTGAATCGGCGGCACATACGCGCCTTAACGATTACATTTGGCGTCAACAGGGCGCAGAGACGTATAAGGAAACCCGCAATGGCCTGCTGGGCGCGAATTTTTCAACCCGTGTTTCACCTTGGCTCGCCCGCGGCTGTCTGTCGGCTCGCCAAGTGTATGCGGCGGTGAAAGCGTGGGAAGCGGAGCACGGCAGCACCGAATCGAGTTATTGGATTACTTTTGAGCTACTTTGGCGGGAGTATTTTATCCGTGTCGCTGAGCTGGAAGGGGCGAAGATGTTTGGCTCTCGTCAACCAGCCAAGCTCTGTGCCACTTTTGATGCCTGGCGCAATGCTGCCACAGGGCTGCCATTTGTGGATGCCGCGATGTTAGAGCTGCGCCACACTGGCTGGTTATCCAATCGCGCCCGGCAAAACGTGGCCAGCTTTTTGGTTAAAGACTTAAAAGTGGATTGGCGATTAGGCGCTTTATGGTTTGAGCACTGCTTGGTTGATTACGATGTTGCCAGTAACTGGGGTAATTGGCGTTATATTGCCGGGGTAGGGCGCGATCCACGACAGGATCGCTATTTTAACGTGCTCAAGCAGGCAGGCCATTATGACCCACAAGGGCTGTATGTTGCACATTGGTTGAAACCGCTCGCAAATTTCCCTCCTGGTTTAGCACGCCATCAACCATGGCGTGTCAATGCTCTCGCGTTTAAGGCTCCTTATGTTGAACCCGAACAGTGGGCGCAGTGGTTAATTCCTTACCAAGAAGCGGTTACAACAGCCAAGCCGCCTATATTGACTAACGTTACAAAGTAA
- the mnhG gene encoding monovalent cation/H(+) antiporter subunit G yields MIDFIKGTLIIAGALFILLASVGLLRLPDLLTRMHATTKAAALGVILVMLAAAMHFAEVGIVARSFAIIVFILMTAPVAAHVIGRAGYFVGSKLWSGTVKDELRPNYDPLTHELKSGLETQENAKRQPRETDPD; encoded by the coding sequence ATGATTGATTTCATAAAAGGCACGCTCATCATCGCGGGCGCGCTATTTATACTGCTTGCCTCGGTAGGCCTGCTGCGGTTGCCTGATTTGCTAACGCGGATGCACGCGACCACCAAAGCGGCGGCGTTAGGCGTGATTTTGGTTATGCTGGCTGCCGCTATGCACTTTGCAGAAGTAGGCATTGTGGCCCGTTCGTTTGCCATTATTGTGTTTATTTTGATGACCGCACCCGTAGCGGCCCATGTTATTGGGCGAGCCGGTTACTTTGTCGGTTCCAAGCTTTGGAGTGGAACGGTCAAAGATGAATTGCGCCCTAACTACGACCCATTGACCCACGAATTAAAAAGTGGCCTGGAAACGCAGGAAAATGCCAAGCGCCAGCCAAGGGAAACAGACCCCGATTAA
- a CDS encoding putative monovalent cation/H+ antiporter subunit A → MQLAVLMGFLLAASSPLLHRWFGHRTSLVLALFPAGLAAWLLLQAPEIIENGSLLLEWQWVPSLGISLTFLLDGLSLLFGLLITVMGACVLVYAGGYLKDHPDIARFHIALVAFMVSMLGLVLADGLFTLFIFWELTSITSYLLIGFNHADIEARKSARQGLFVTVAGGLALMVGLVLLGIASDSWSLAEILSQEADLREHALYTPMLICLLLGAFTKSAQFPFHFWLPNAMAAPTPVSAYLHSATMVKAGIYLLARLHPELGGTAMWVGILSVVGATTMLTGAFLAIHHTNIKKLLAYSTIMALGTLTMLLGIGTEYAMTAFVTFLLAHSLYKGALFMVAGILDHETGTKDVTQMGGLRSLMPVTAMIALVAALSLAGVPPLFGFIGKELMLESVLGAGSFRMLLVLFAFVASILTIAVAFIIALRPFYGKRHHTPLEPHEAPLSMLVGPALLAVGSLLLGLMPALLGANALLTSAATSVSGETMEVTLSLWYGINVALIMSIISLGVGFLLFKRWDSVRAKLSLLAPIMRHGPEAGYESMMNGIVQFSEWQTRLLQNGYMRNYILVMLITLIALIGNSILLRHSPIFAFDLDVRFHEVVVAGTMAMGALFATTTRSRLGAVVSVGVMGFSIALIFILFSAPDLAITQLLVETLTVILLVLVLFRLPRFSNLSTSLERIRDGVVAAMMGILICLLIMTAWSIQQFEPISTYMIENSAPLAYGRNIVNVILVDYRALDTLGEMFVLALAAIGVIAMLKLRHGENSNGKSGESSKVTTKEPYDG, encoded by the coding sequence ATGCAACTTGCCGTTTTAATGGGGTTTTTGCTGGCCGCGTCGTCACCGCTACTGCATCGTTGGTTTGGGCATCGCACCAGTCTTGTACTGGCGCTTTTCCCAGCAGGGTTAGCGGCCTGGCTGTTACTACAAGCCCCTGAAATCATTGAGAACGGCAGCTTGCTGTTGGAGTGGCAGTGGGTGCCTTCCCTGGGTATCAGCCTTACTTTCCTGCTGGATGGTTTGTCACTTCTATTTGGGCTATTGATCACCGTCATGGGCGCCTGCGTGCTGGTGTATGCCGGTGGTTACTTAAAAGATCATCCCGATATCGCACGTTTTCATATTGCACTCGTCGCCTTTATGGTCTCAATGCTAGGGCTGGTGTTAGCGGACGGGCTATTTACACTGTTTATTTTCTGGGAACTGACCAGTATTACCTCCTATTTACTGATCGGTTTTAATCACGCCGATATTGAAGCACGTAAGTCTGCCCGTCAGGGCCTGTTCGTCACGGTGGCCGGTGGCTTAGCATTAATGGTGGGCCTGGTATTGTTGGGGATTGCGAGCGATAGCTGGTCGCTGGCGGAGATCCTTAGCCAGGAAGCCGACTTGCGTGAGCATGCACTCTACACACCCATGCTGATCTGTTTGCTGCTTGGGGCGTTTACCAAATCGGCTCAGTTTCCGTTCCACTTCTGGCTGCCCAACGCCATGGCCGCACCTACGCCGGTCTCTGCCTACCTTCACTCCGCCACGATGGTGAAAGCGGGCATTTATCTACTGGCTCGCTTACACCCAGAGCTTGGTGGAACGGCGATGTGGGTCGGTATTTTGTCCGTTGTTGGGGCGACGACAATGCTGACCGGCGCGTTCCTAGCGATTCACCATACGAATATCAAAAAGCTGCTCGCTTACTCGACCATCATGGCGTTGGGTACGCTGACAATGTTGTTGGGTATTGGCACTGAATATGCGATGACCGCTTTTGTCACTTTTCTGCTAGCGCACTCCCTGTACAAGGGCGCGCTGTTTATGGTCGCCGGTATTCTTGATCATGAAACCGGTACCAAAGACGTGACGCAGATGGGCGGGCTGCGCTCGTTAATGCCAGTAACGGCGATGATCGCATTGGTAGCGGCGCTTTCACTTGCAGGGGTTCCGCCGCTGTTTGGCTTTATCGGTAAGGAGCTAATGCTTGAGTCTGTGCTAGGCGCCGGTAGCTTCCGTATGCTGTTGGTATTATTCGCTTTTGTCGCTTCCATTTTGACCATCGCGGTGGCCTTTATCATTGCGTTACGGCCCTTTTATGGTAAGCGTCACCATACCCCCCTTGAGCCTCATGAAGCGCCGCTAAGCATGTTAGTGGGCCCTGCGTTACTGGCAGTAGGGTCGCTACTGTTGGGCTTAATGCCAGCCTTGCTAGGCGCTAATGCCTTATTAACGTCAGCTGCCACTTCTGTTTCTGGAGAAACGATGGAGGTGACACTGTCACTTTGGTACGGCATCAATGTGGCGTTGATAATGTCGATCATCAGCCTGGGCGTTGGCTTTTTGCTGTTTAAGCGTTGGGATAGTGTGCGAGCCAAGCTTTCATTACTGGCTCCGATCATGCGCCATGGTCCCGAAGCGGGCTATGAAAGCATGATGAACGGCATTGTGCAGTTCTCTGAGTGGCAAACACGGCTGCTGCAAAACGGCTATATGCGTAACTACATTCTGGTGATGTTGATCACGCTTATTGCGCTGATTGGGAATTCAATCTTGTTACGCCATTCGCCAATATTCGCTTTTGATCTTGATGTCCGTTTCCACGAGGTGGTAGTGGCGGGCACGATGGCAATGGGCGCTCTATTTGCCACAACGACTCGCTCGCGCCTTGGGGCCGTCGTGTCGGTTGGGGTAATGGGTTTCTCTATTGCGTTAATTTTTATTCTTTTCAGCGCGCCGGACTTAGCGATTACTCAGTTACTGGTGGAAACTTTAACGGTGATTTTATTGGTGCTGGTGCTGTTTCGGCTGCCGAGGTTTTCAAATCTTTCCACCAGTCTAGAGCGCATAAGAGATGGTGTGGTAGCCGCGATGATGGGCATTTTGATCTGCTTATTGATTATGACTGCGTGGAGTATTCAGCAGTTTGAACCGATTTCGACGTACATGATTGAGAACAGTGCTCCGCTGGCTTACGGCCGCAATATCGTCAACGTTATTTTGGTTGATTATCGCGCTCTGGACACCCTGGGTGAGATGTTCGTGCTGGCACTCGCAGCGATTGGTGTAATTGCCATGCTTAAGCTGCGTCATGGAGAGAACAGCAATGGCAAGAGCGGGGAGAGCAGTAAAGTGACCACCAAGGAGCCTTACGATGGTTAA
- a CDS encoding Na+/H+ antiporter subunit B: MVKSGTIILNTAARLLMPLQLLFSVFLLLRGHDEPGGGFIAGLVAAGAFTLYLFAFGVSATKEVLRMVDPRDLIGIGLLLGMISVVPAWFMGQPFLTAQWWTIPVIDFKASTPLIFDIGVYFAVLGSVTGMVMTLMEVDKDEP; the protein is encoded by the coding sequence ATGGTTAAGTCAGGCACGATTATTCTCAATACGGCGGCACGGCTGTTGATGCCGCTGCAATTGCTGTTTTCTGTTTTTCTGCTGCTCAGGGGGCACGATGAGCCGGGCGGTGGTTTTATTGCCGGTTTGGTAGCCGCTGGGGCCTTTACGCTTTACCTATTTGCCTTTGGGGTGAGCGCGACCAAAGAAGTGCTGCGGATGGTTGATCCCCGTGACCTGATAGGCATCGGCCTGCTGCTGGGGATGATCTCGGTGGTGCCCGCTTGGTTTATGGGTCAGCCTTTTTTGACTGCCCAGTGGTGGACTATTCCGGTGATTGATTTTAAAGCCTCCACGCCGCTGATTTTTGATATCGGCGTTTACTTTGCCGTGCTGGGCTCCGTGACGGGCATGGTCATGACGCTGATGGAGGTGGATAAGGATGAACCCTGA
- a CDS encoding cryptochrome/photolyase family protein: MSKPLLLVLGDQLSFSLTTLQEAPTNAVVALCEVAEEARYVPHHIHKIALFLAAMRHFAQALRDKGFQVHYSALDDADNCHSLIEEAERIAAQYGCDEIRVARPGEWRLWKTMHQREDATIPWRLLEDERFFTTPSDFSQWASGRKQLRLEYFYREQRKRTGFLMEGDEPAGGKWNFDHDNRQPIKSALEFPELPQHRQDKLTQDALADAERHFSDHMGTLTNFNLPVTRKQALVDLKHFMQHGLAQFGRYQDAISDSAPYLYHSRLSAAMNIGLLSPHEVCEAAEQCYYTGEAPINAVEGFIRQILGWREYVRGLYWTQMPSYKSANPLGFKRELPAFYWDADTDMRCLNRAVQMTIDNSYAHHIQRLMVTGNFALLCGVKPEALCDWYLAVYADASEWVELPNTLGMVLHADGGLMGSKPYCASGKYIDKMSDHCQHCRYSPKQVIGPNACPFNSLYWHFLEANAERLNKNPRMKLIYGSLRRMTDEKREAIRQQAENFLSQLETSPGYGQSCHTAGYAISTTERQ, from the coding sequence ATGTCTAAGCCTCTGCTTCTAGTACTCGGCGACCAGCTCTCTTTTTCACTCACAACGCTGCAAGAAGCCCCCACCAATGCGGTCGTTGCTCTGTGCGAAGTCGCTGAAGAAGCACGCTATGTGCCTCATCATATTCACAAAATCGCCCTTTTTTTGGCCGCCATGCGTCACTTTGCCCAGGCACTGCGTGATAAGGGTTTCCAAGTCCATTACAGCGCCCTGGATGATGCCGATAATTGCCACTCCCTCATTGAGGAAGCCGAGCGTATAGCCGCACAGTATGGCTGCGACGAGATACGCGTTGCGCGGCCTGGAGAGTGGCGGCTGTGGAAGACGATGCACCAGCGTGAAGACGCCACGATTCCCTGGCGGCTTCTTGAAGATGAGCGTTTTTTTACGACGCCCAGCGATTTTAGCCAGTGGGCAAGTGGCCGCAAACAGTTAAGACTTGAGTATTTTTACCGTGAACAGCGCAAGCGGACCGGATTCCTGATGGAGGGCGATGAGCCTGCTGGCGGCAAGTGGAATTTTGATCACGATAATCGCCAGCCCATCAAGTCAGCGCTTGAGTTTCCTGAGCTGCCACAACACCGCCAAGACAAGCTTACCCAAGACGCTCTGGCCGATGCGGAACGCCACTTTAGTGATCATATGGGCACACTGACGAACTTTAACCTTCCGGTGACCCGTAAGCAGGCATTAGTGGATCTTAAGCACTTTATGCAGCATGGATTGGCTCAGTTTGGCCGCTATCAGGATGCCATCAGCGATTCCGCACCCTATTTGTATCACTCGCGACTCTCTGCCGCGATGAACATCGGCCTACTGTCTCCTCATGAGGTTTGCGAAGCCGCAGAGCAGTGTTATTACACCGGTGAAGCCCCGATTAATGCGGTTGAAGGATTTATCCGTCAAATTCTTGGCTGGCGCGAATACGTGCGCGGGCTCTACTGGACACAGATGCCCAGCTACAAAAGCGCCAACCCACTAGGCTTTAAGCGCGAACTACCAGCCTTTTATTGGGACGCAGACACCGATATGCGGTGCCTAAATCGCGCCGTTCAAATGACCATCGACAATAGCTACGCCCATCATATTCAACGGCTAATGGTCACTGGCAACTTTGCCCTCCTCTGTGGCGTCAAACCGGAAGCTCTGTGCGATTGGTACTTAGCGGTTTATGCCGATGCCAGCGAGTGGGTGGAACTGCCTAATACCTTGGGCATGGTACTCCATGCCGATGGTGGCTTAATGGGCTCCAAGCCCTACTGTGCCTCGGGTAAATATATCGACAAAATGTCAGATCACTGCCAGCACTGCCGCTACTCGCCAAAACAGGTCATCGGCCCCAACGCCTGCCCTTTCAATAGCCTTTACTGGCATTTCCTTGAAGCCAATGCGGAGCGATTAAATAAAAACCCACGCATGAAGCTAATCTACGGCTCCCTGAGGCGCATGACCGATGAGAAGCGTGAAGCTATTCGCCAGCAGGCTGAAAACTTTTTATCACAACTGGAGACATCACCAGGCTACGGGCAATCCTGCCACACGGCAGGCTATGCAATATCCACAACCGAACGCCAATAA